From Cyclopterus lumpus isolate fCycLum1 chromosome 2, fCycLum1.pri, whole genome shotgun sequence, a single genomic window includes:
- the LOC117744821 gene encoding uncharacterized protein LOC117744821 isoform X1 produces MDTDRWGEEARTVVVSGVPVVLPVDRMVNKLTIHFQSYRSSHGADVEAVSYPTNMDGVAFVTFYKAEDAERVVRKERHTMMDDEFPCDYRLTVFPFTRDVFLYVPSTTVDLSVFGGDQSTLIRSLRSAHGSLRFRSSLQHMKATVEGPFSAVQALRRDLIRRAGQLNSAEVKLRETPLNPRVISHREVVGSVNCGGSKAKPGPGSSPCLSPPTQTTGEATEVQNPLSNGKARSASPRQKVSHESLEEEPREQSGQGMPGEYRTELLRADPRQVLNAGDRASLSDLDRHLAEEVSATQPGVDGTPDECTRPDRSSAPKIRAEISTGSSSYSRTDYLEDLDQSGSAFTAQTKDVSTSSKSDVEDAEGPPATGPGEKEEGHEEDASVWVDSYTFRYIEKFDTKELDRCLRGLEARVELEGADLARISLTERQTSKTGSQVRLASEDLMTLVERWSQMLRVHRIDLDEDGPPERQTLIKICDNVNVLYVDVLYLLEDSCVKVIGPSIHGHLFCRNVEDRVARLKDPL; encoded by the exons ATGGATACCGACCGCTGGGGCGAAGAGGCCAGGACGGTGGTCGTGTCCGGTGTGCCCGTCGTGTTGCCCGTCGACAGGATGGTCAACAAGCTGACTATTCACTTCCAGAGCTACAGGAGTAGTCACGGAGCAGACGTCGAGGCGGTCAGTTATCCCACCAACATGGACGGCGTCGCTTTCGTCACTTTCTACAAAGCTGAAG ATGCAGAGAGGGTGGTGAGGAAGGAGCGGCACACCATGATGGACGACGAGTTCCCCTGCGACTACCGCCTCACTGTCTTCCCCTTCACTAGAGAT GTATTTCTGTACGTCCCCAGCACCACGGTCGACCTCTCTGTGTTCGGCGGAGATCAGTCGACGCTGATTCGGAGTCTGCGGTCGGCTCACGGGTCGCTGCGTTTCCGGTCTTCCCTCCAGCACATGAAAGCCACCGTCGAGGGGCCCTTCTCCGCCGTCCAGGCCCTGAGACGGGACCTCATCCGCAGGGCCGGCCAGCTTAACTCCGCCGAAGTCAAACTGAGAGAGACCCCACTTAATCCGAGGGTTATATCTCACCGCGAGGTCGTCGGCTCCGTAAACTGCGGCGGTTCTAAAGCTAAGCCGGGACCGGGGAGCTCACCCTGCTTATCACCGCCAACGCAGACCACAGGTGAGGCAACCGAAGTCCAAAACCCGCTCTCGAATGGGAAAGCTCGAAGCGCTTCCCCGAGGCAAAAGGTTTCTCATGAGAGCTTGGAAGAAGAGCCGAGGGAGCAGTCCGGGCAGGGAATGCCCGGAGAATATAGGACAGAGCTGTTGAGGGCCGACCCCAGACAGGTGCTGAATGCAGGGGATAGAGCTTCCTTATCGGACCTGGACCGGCATCTAGCAGAGGAAGTATCAGCAACACAGCCAGGAGTGGACGGCACTCCAGACGAATGCACCAGACCAGACAGGAGTTCAGCACCCAAGATCAGAGCAGAGATCTCGACGGGCTCCTCCTCCTACAGCCGTACCGACTATCTGGAGGATCTGGATCAGAGCGGCTCAGCTTTCACCGCTCAGACCAAAGATGTCTCGACGTCCTCCAAGAGCGATGTGGAGGACGCAGAAGGGCCGCCTGCAACCGGCCCgggtgagaaggaggaggggcatGAGGAGGACGCGTCCGTCTGGGTCGACTCGTACACGTTCAGGTACATCGAGAAGTTCGACACAAAGGAGTTGGACAGATGCTTGAGAGGCCTTGAGGCGCGCGTCGAGCTCGAGGGCGCCGACCTCGCGCGTATATCGCTGACCGAGAGGCAAACCTCCAAGACGGGCTCGCAGGTCCGGCTGGCGTCCGAGGACCTGATGACCCTGGTGGAGCGTTGGTCGCAGATGTTAAGAGTTCATCGGATCGACCTGGACGAGGACGGGCCGCCCGAGAGACAGACACTGATTAAAATCTGCGACAATGTGAATGTGCTGTACGTGGACGTTCTGTACCTGTTGGAGGACTCCTGCGTCAAAGTCATCGGCCCCTCAATTCATGGGCACCTGTTCTGTAGGAATGTGGAGGATAGAGTCGCTCGGCTCAAAGACCCTCTGTGA
- the LOC117744821 gene encoding uncharacterized protein LOC117744821 isoform X2, whose amino-acid sequence MMDDEFPCDYRLTVFPFTRDVFLYVPSTTVDLSVFGGDQSTLIRSLRSAHGSLRFRSSLQHMKATVEGPFSAVQALRRDLIRRAGQLNSAEVKLRETPLNPRVISHREVVGSVNCGGSKAKPGPGSSPCLSPPTQTTGEATEVQNPLSNGKARSASPRQKVSHESLEEEPREQSGQGMPGEYRTELLRADPRQVLNAGDRASLSDLDRHLAEEVSATQPGVDGTPDECTRPDRSSAPKIRAEISTGSSSYSRTDYLEDLDQSGSAFTAQTKDVSTSSKSDVEDAEGPPATGPGEKEEGHEEDASVWVDSYTFRYIEKFDTKELDRCLRGLEARVELEGADLARISLTERQTSKTGSQVRLASEDLMTLVERWSQMLRVHRIDLDEDGPPERQTLIKICDNVNVLYVDVLYLLEDSCVKVIGPSIHGHLFCRNVEDRVARLKDPL is encoded by the exons ATGATGGACGACGAGTTCCCCTGCGACTACCGCCTCACTGTCTTCCCCTTCACTAGAGAT GTATTTCTGTACGTCCCCAGCACCACGGTCGACCTCTCTGTGTTCGGCGGAGATCAGTCGACGCTGATTCGGAGTCTGCGGTCGGCTCACGGGTCGCTGCGTTTCCGGTCTTCCCTCCAGCACATGAAAGCCACCGTCGAGGGGCCCTTCTCCGCCGTCCAGGCCCTGAGACGGGACCTCATCCGCAGGGCCGGCCAGCTTAACTCCGCCGAAGTCAAACTGAGAGAGACCCCACTTAATCCGAGGGTTATATCTCACCGCGAGGTCGTCGGCTCCGTAAACTGCGGCGGTTCTAAAGCTAAGCCGGGACCGGGGAGCTCACCCTGCTTATCACCGCCAACGCAGACCACAGGTGAGGCAACCGAAGTCCAAAACCCGCTCTCGAATGGGAAAGCTCGAAGCGCTTCCCCGAGGCAAAAGGTTTCTCATGAGAGCTTGGAAGAAGAGCCGAGGGAGCAGTCCGGGCAGGGAATGCCCGGAGAATATAGGACAGAGCTGTTGAGGGCCGACCCCAGACAGGTGCTGAATGCAGGGGATAGAGCTTCCTTATCGGACCTGGACCGGCATCTAGCAGAGGAAGTATCAGCAACACAGCCAGGAGTGGACGGCACTCCAGACGAATGCACCAGACCAGACAGGAGTTCAGCACCCAAGATCAGAGCAGAGATCTCGACGGGCTCCTCCTCCTACAGCCGTACCGACTATCTGGAGGATCTGGATCAGAGCGGCTCAGCTTTCACCGCTCAGACCAAAGATGTCTCGACGTCCTCCAAGAGCGATGTGGAGGACGCAGAAGGGCCGCCTGCAACCGGCCCgggtgagaaggaggaggggcatGAGGAGGACGCGTCCGTCTGGGTCGACTCGTACACGTTCAGGTACATCGAGAAGTTCGACACAAAGGAGTTGGACAGATGCTTGAGAGGCCTTGAGGCGCGCGTCGAGCTCGAGGGCGCCGACCTCGCGCGTATATCGCTGACCGAGAGGCAAACCTCCAAGACGGGCTCGCAGGTCCGGCTGGCGTCCGAGGACCTGATGACCCTGGTGGAGCGTTGGTCGCAGATGTTAAGAGTTCATCGGATCGACCTGGACGAGGACGGGCCGCCCGAGAGACAGACACTGATTAAAATCTGCGACAATGTGAATGTGCTGTACGTGGACGTTCTGTACCTGTTGGAGGACTCCTGCGTCAAAGTCATCGGCCCCTCAATTCATGGGCACCTGTTCTGTAGGAATGTGGAGGATAGAGTCGCTCGGCTCAAAGACCCTCTGTGA